One region of Eleutherodactylus coqui strain aEleCoq1 chromosome 5, aEleCoq1.hap1, whole genome shotgun sequence genomic DNA includes:
- the BORCS8 gene encoding BLOC-1-related complex subunit 8, with protein sequence MEEQEMQIKVKKVTDKFTESMYVLANEPSVALYRLQEHVRRSLPELAQHKADMQNWEEQSQGSVYTVEYACSAVKSMTFSSVHFKSIDGLLKQAINLKHQLNAVQSRR encoded by the exons ATGGAGGAGCAGGAGATGCAGATAAAGGTGAAGAAAG TGACGGACAAGTTCACGGAGAGCATGTATGTCCTCGCCAACGAGCCGTCGGTGGCCTTGTATAGGCTGCAGGAACACGTCCGCAGGTCCCTCCCAGAACTGGCGCAGCACAAG GCGGATATGCAGAACTGGGAGGAGCAGAGCCAAGGATCAGTGTACACGGTGGAGTACGCATGCAG TGCCGTTAAAAGCATGACGTTCAGCAGCGTGCACTTCAAGAGCATCGACGGCCTCCTGAAGCAAGCTATTAATCTAAAGCATCAGCTGAACGCCGTCCAGAGTCGCAGGTAG